A segment of the Peptococcaceae bacterium genome:
GGAGTTGGCGGGGGAGGCAGCAATGCCGTCAACAGGATGATTGAAAGCGGTTTAAAAGGTGTCGATTTTATCGCGGTCAACACAGATGTTCAGGCTCTTTACCTTTCCAAGGCCGAACATAAGATCCAGATCGGCGCCAAGCTTACAAGAGGGCTGGGGGCGGGAGCCAATCCTGAGGTAGGTCTGAAAGCGGCGGAAGAAAGCCGTGACGAGCTTGCCGGCATCCTGAAAGGCGCGGACATGGTTTTCATTACTGCCGGGATGGGCGGTGGAACGGGTACGGGGGCTACTCCCGTTATCGCCGGGATTGCCAAGGAAATTGGAGCGCTTACGGTCGGCGTTGTCACCAAACCGTTCCCGTTTGAGGGGAGAAAGAGGATGTCCCAGGCGGAATCAGGCATAGGAAGCCTTAAGGAGAAAGTGGACACCTTGATTATGATCCCCAATGAAAAACTTCTCCAGGTTGTGGATAAAAACACCTCTATTAACGAGGCTTTTCGCATTGCCGATGACGTTCTTCGCCAGGGAGTACAGGGTATTTCTGATTTGATTGCTGTTCCAGGATTAATAAACCTTGACTTTGCCGATGTGAAAACGATTATGCTTGATACAGGTTCCGCCCTCATGGGTATCGGATCGGCTTCCGGGGAAAACCGGGCTTCTGTTGCCGCCAGGTCCGCCATTTCCAGTCCCCTTCTGGAAACATCTATCGAAGGGGCCAAGGGGGTTCTTTTCAATATCACCGGAGGTTCCAACCTGGGGCTTTTTGAGGTGAACGAAGCGGCGGAGATTATTGCGCAGGCGGCAGATCCCGATGCCAACATCATTTTTGGCGCGGTGATCGATGACAACATGGGCGATGAGGTGAGGGTTACCGTAATAGCTACCGGCTTTGAGCGCAGCGCTCGAAAAGAGAACCTGATTGAACTGGATATTAAACCGTTTAAAGCGGATGACCTGTACATACCGCCATTCTTGCGGACGAAAAAATAAACCTTTATAGAAAAACTTGTTCCCCGCCTCCGGCGGGGTTTTTTGCGCGCCGCGTGCATGGGTATCATTTCAAAAAATGCAGTATTACGCCTTGTCCTGTCGCATAATCCGACAAATATATGGAAAGCCCTGGTGTATAATGAAAAAAGAATTTAACCTGGCCCGGGGTGATTGATTTGCAGGCGGGAGGAGAAGTGGTTGAAGTTTATGCAGATGTCGTGGTCCTGGTTAATTTCGTTATGGACTTTTTTATTCTGTGGATAGCCGGGCGGCTTGCCAGCTTGAGAATAAGTCCATTCCGTCTCGTTTTGGGGGCATTGACTGGTGCTGTTTATTCACTGGTGGTCCTTATCCCGGAAAACGCGGCTGCTGCTTCTTTTGCCGCCAAAATCGCCTGCTCGGTGGTTATGGTCCTGCTTGCCTACGCTCCCGTTTCTCCAGCGAAATTTTTACGGTCCATTTTTTTCATGTACGCGCTTTCTTTCATCATGGGGGGATCAGTCATCGGGACAATTTATCTGACAGAGAGGAAACCAGGCTGTCTCCAAGCCTGGAACGGAGCGGCGGTGCTGGCGAATTCGTTCAATTACTACTGGCTGCTGGTGGGGCTGGGAATGGCGGTTTTGACTGGATACGCAAGCCTGTTTTTTCTCCGCCGCAATTGGCTGCGGCAGAATCTCGTGAACGGTCTGGTAATCTGCATTGGCGACAGGAAAACAGATGTTGACGCACTTTTGGATACGGGAAACCAGCTGCTGGACCCGCTGACGGGAAAACCGGTAATCATCGTTGAGGCCGAAGCGTTGAAAGGGATGCTGCCCCAGGAACTGCTGGAAGCGGCAGGAAGCGAGGACGAGGTAAAACTGGCTGGCCTTTATGAGCGGCTTGAGCAGGGATGGGCAGCCAGGTTACGAATGATACCGTTTAATTCCGTGGGCAGGGAACGCGGGTTGCTGGTCGGGCTGCGCCCTGACTACATTGAAATAAAGTGCGGGAACAGGGTTAGCATATGCCGGGAGGTAGTAATCGGTCTTGTGGGCAACTGCCTTACGCGAGAAGGAAAGTATCGTGCTCTTCTTCATCCGTTTCTTTTAGAGAAATATGTATAGAGGAGGAAGCACATGCAGTTCCAGGAAAAACTGACCAACGTTCAAATTAACTTAAAATATTTTGTTTTTGGTGTCTTAAAGCTGCTGGGCATTGAACCGGAGGTTTTGTATGTCGGAAGCAGTGAAGCTTTGCCTCCGCCTTTGAGCATCGACGAAGAAAACTATCTTTTGGAGTGCCTGGAAAGAGGCGAACAGGGCGTTAAAAGCACGCTGATTGAACGAAACTTGCGGCTTGTTGTATACATTGCTCGGAAGTTTGAAAACACGGGGGTAGGGATTGAGGACCTGGTTTCAATAGGTACTATAGGCCTCATCAAGGCGGTAAACACATTTGATCCGGCTAAAAAGATCAAGCTGGCCACTTACGCTTCAAGGTGTATCGAAAACGAAATATTGATGCACTTGAGACGCAACAGCAAAATAAGGACCGAGGTTTCTTTTGACGAACCACTGAACATTGACCTGGATGGAAATGAGCTTTTGCTTTCCGATGTTATGGGCACCGATAACGACATTATTTACAAATCGCTGGAAGAAGAAGTGGACAAAAAGCTGCTGGTTTATGCCATGAAAAAGCTGTCTCACCGGGAAAGGAGGATTATGGACCTTCGCTTCGGGTTAAAAGACGGTAATGAAAAAACGCAAAAAGAAGTCGCCGATATGCTGGGCATTTCGCAGTCTTATATCTCCAGGCTGGAAAAGCGCATCATAAAAAGGCTGCGGAAAGAAATACAGCGCATGGAATAAAATATGCATAATTATACACAAAATGGTTGTATTATAATGAAGTCTTTGATATGATAGGGTAAGACGCAAGAGAGGTGAGAGGAATGTTCATTCGCAAGGCCAGGCTGACAGATGTTGAAGCAATGCACCAGCTTGTGAATAATTATGCAGAAAAAGGGTTGATGCTTTCACGTTCACGCAGCATGCTCTATGAGTATATCAGGGACTTTGCCGTTGCCGAGGTGGACGGGGAAGTTGTTGGTACCGGCGCGCTCCACATCATGTGGGTTGATCTTGCCGAAATAAGAGCGGTAGCTATAAAAGAAGGGTTTACTGGACAGAAGATAGGCAAACAATTGATCGAATTCTTTCTGCAGGAAGCCAGGGAACTGGGAATACCCAGGGTCTTCACGCTCACTTACCAGCCGGGGTTTTTTAAAAAATCCGGTTTTACTGTCGTTTCCAAGGAATCTATGCCCCAAAAAGTCTGGCGAGAATGCATAAACTGTCCCAAGTTCCCTAATTGCGATGAAGTATGTATGGAATTTGTTCTCAGGCAATGCTAGTAAAAGGCGGTCCCCCAAAAAAGCCGCGTGTTTAACAACGATATTGCTGTTAACAGAAAAAAGCCGAACAAAAACGGCTTTTTCTTTTTTGTCTCCATCTTGCGCCCTTTTTAAACGGTATATTTGATTTTTTTCAAGGTAATAATGAAGTTAGATTGTACCTAACCGTTTCCTGGGGGTAGGGAAGATGATCGTAAACAAAGTGGAGATTTGCGGTGTCAATACTTCTAAGCTGCCGGTCCTCAAGAATTCGGTGATGAGAGAGCTCTTTTTAAAAATGCGAGACGGGGATGCCACAGCAAGGGAAAAGCTTATAAACGGCAATCTCCGTCTTGTCTTAAGCGTGATCCAGCGTTTTACAAACCGGGGTGAGTACGTGGATGACCTTTTCCAGGTGGGCTGCATCGGTTTGATAAAAGCCATCGATAATTTTGACCTGGAACAGAACGTAAAGTTTTCTACTTATGCCGTTCCCATGATCATCGGCGAAATCAGGAGATACCTGCGCGATAATAATCCAATCAGGGTCAGCCGGTCGCTGAGGGATATTGCTTACAAGGCGCTGCAGGTGCGGGACAACCTGGTTAACAAAAACTCGCGGGAGCCGTCCATTAATGAAATAGCCGTGGAATTAAACATTCCCAGGGAAGAGATCGTGTTTGCGCTTGACGCGATTCAGGAACCGATTTCCCTTTTTGAGCCCATTTACCATGACGGGGGTGATCCCATTTTTGTCATGGACCAGATCGGGGACGAAAAAAATGCAGATGCAAGCTGGCTGGAGACAATATCCGTGAAGGAGGCTTTGCAGAAACTGAGCGAAAGGGAAAGGCACATTCTCACCCTGAGATTTTTTGAAGGTAAAACGCAGATGGAGGTCGCGGAGGAGATAGGAATTTCCCAGGCCCAGGTTTCGCGGCTGGAAAAAGCCGCCTTGACACACATGAGAAAATACATCTAAAAAAAGAAAGTTGTGTTAAACTTAGATTGATGAAACGTTGGAATTTTCAAGTCATTAAAGCTATTGGGGGGAAGAGATGATGGGAAGTGTTTCCATCCAGTTTTTAGGGAGCGGGGACGCCTTTGGAAGCGGCGGCAGGATGCAGCCGTGCATACTGGTAAGGTCAGCCGCGTCTGTTTTTTTGTTGGACTGCGGCACATCGTGTCTTATTTCCATGAGGAAATATGCCGCCGATCCCAACGAGGTGCAGGTGATTATTCTATCTCACCTGCACGGCGATCATTTTGGCGGGGTTCCTTTCTTCATTATCGATGCACAGCTGGTGAGCAAGAGGAAAAAGCCTCTTAGCATCGTGGGCCCGCCCGGGGCGAAGGAAAGAATAAGCGAAGCCATGGAGGTTCTGTTTCCCGGGTCGTCGAAGATTGAGCAGTCGTTTGCATTAGAAGTGCTGGAGCTGGCACCGGGGCAGGCAGTGGAATTCAGCGATCTAAAAATGAAAATCGAAGCGGAACAAGGTGTGCACCCCTGCGGCTCTCTCCCTTTGATCCTGCGTTTGCAGGTTGGGGACAAAGTTATTGCCTACAGCGGAGATACGGAATGGACGGAGGGGCTTGTTAAGGCTGCCAGGGGAGCGGATCTTTTTATTTCCGAAGCTTACTTCTATGATAAAAATGTCAAAAATCACCTAAATTACCGGACGCTGCTGGAAAAAGAAAAAGAACTCGACGCAAAAAGAACGGTTGTCACGCACATGAGCCCGGAGATGCTG
Coding sequences within it:
- the ftsZ gene encoding cell division protein FtsZ; translated protein: MLEFETDIHRTAMIKVIGVGGGGSNAVNRMIESGLKGVDFIAVNTDVQALYLSKAEHKIQIGAKLTRGLGAGANPEVGLKAAEESRDELAGILKGADMVFITAGMGGGTGTGATPVIAGIAKEIGALTVGVVTKPFPFEGRKRMSQAESGIGSLKEKVDTLIMIPNEKLLQVVDKNTSINEAFRIADDVLRQGVQGISDLIAVPGLINLDFADVKTIMLDTGSALMGIGSASGENRASVAARSAISSPLLETSIEGAKGVLFNITGGSNLGLFEVNEAAEIIAQAADPDANIIFGAVIDDNMGDEVRVTVIATGFERSARKENLIELDIKPFKADDLYIPPFLRTKK
- the spoIIGA gene encoding sigma-E processing peptidase SpoIIGA; this encodes MVEVYADVVVLVNFVMDFFILWIAGRLASLRISPFRLVLGALTGAVYSLVVLIPENAAAASFAAKIACSVVMVLLAYAPVSPAKFLRSIFFMYALSFIMGGSVIGTIYLTERKPGCLQAWNGAAVLANSFNYYWLLVGLGMAVLTGYASLFFLRRNWLRQNLVNGLVICIGDRKTDVDALLDTGNQLLDPLTGKPVIIVEAEALKGMLPQELLEAAGSEDEVKLAGLYERLEQGWAARLRMIPFNSVGRERGLLVGLRPDYIEIKCGNRVSICREVVIGLVGNCLTREGKYRALLHPFLLEKYV
- the sigE gene encoding RNA polymerase sporulation sigma factor SigE, with amino-acid sequence MQFQEKLTNVQINLKYFVFGVLKLLGIEPEVLYVGSSEALPPPLSIDEENYLLECLERGEQGVKSTLIERNLRLVVYIARKFENTGVGIEDLVSIGTIGLIKAVNTFDPAKKIKLATYASRCIENEILMHLRRNSKIRTEVSFDEPLNIDLDGNELLLSDVMGTDNDIIYKSLEEEVDKKLLVYAMKKLSHRERRIMDLRFGLKDGNEKTQKEVADMLGISQSYISRLEKRIIKRLRKEIQRME
- a CDS encoding N-acetyltransferase, coding for MFIRKARLTDVEAMHQLVNNYAEKGLMLSRSRSMLYEYIRDFAVAEVDGEVVGTGALHIMWVDLAEIRAVAIKEGFTGQKIGKQLIEFFLQEARELGIPRVFTLTYQPGFFKKSGFTVVSKESMPQKVWRECINCPKFPNCDEVCMEFVLRQC
- the sigG gene encoding RNA polymerase sporulation sigma factor SigG, whose translation is MIVNKVEICGVNTSKLPVLKNSVMRELFLKMRDGDATAREKLINGNLRLVLSVIQRFTNRGEYVDDLFQVGCIGLIKAIDNFDLEQNVKFSTYAVPMIIGEIRRYLRDNNPIRVSRSLRDIAYKALQVRDNLVNKNSREPSINEIAVELNIPREEIVFALDAIQEPISLFEPIYHDGGDPIFVMDQIGDEKNADASWLETISVKEALQKLSERERHILTLRFFEGKTQMEVAEEIGISQAQVSRLEKAALTHMRKYI
- a CDS encoding MBL fold metallo-hydrolase, whose product is MMGSVSIQFLGSGDAFGSGGRMQPCILVRSAASVFLLDCGTSCLISMRKYAADPNEVQVIILSHLHGDHFGGVPFFIIDAQLVSKRKKPLSIVGPPGAKERISEAMEVLFPGSSKIEQSFALEVLELAPGQAVEFSDLKMKIEAEQGVHPCGSLPLILRLQVGDKVIAYSGDTEWTEGLVKAARGADLFISEAYFYDKNVKNHLNYRTLLEKEKELDAKRTVVTHMSPEMLGRLDSLVYEYSDDGKVFEL